The proteins below come from a single Corynebacterium glyciniphilum AJ 3170 genomic window:
- a CDS encoding VIT1/CCC1 transporter family protein: MNDEPTRRQLNRWRRYLADERAEGAVYRELARKRTGEEREILLGIAEAESRHEEYWRARLGDEVGLPRKAGLNTRLMAWMARRFGSVFVLALLQSAESRNHYLSDKDATEQMAADEAIHAEIVRGLAARGRAKMSGDFRAAIFGANDGLVSNLALLLGMFGAGAGQATMLTAGIAGLLSGALSMAAGEYVSVTSQKELLEASTPDPNASTAVPKLDVDRNELELVYRARGMDPESAGRKARHVFAELSRLKEIKDATDGLDADPELAGGLGSAAEGDITEDAEVAETAEDGGSGMSAAVSSFLCFGVGALVPVIPLILGLVGLPAIVLSCVLVGVVLLVTGALVGLLSGMSPWKRALRQLAIGFGAAAVTFALGSLFDVAAA, translated from the coding sequence ATGAACGACGAACCGACCCGTCGCCAACTCAACCGGTGGCGGCGCTACCTGGCTGATGAGCGGGCGGAAGGGGCGGTGTACCGGGAGCTCGCCCGTAAACGCACCGGTGAGGAACGCGAGATCCTGCTGGGAATCGCCGAAGCAGAGTCCCGCCATGAGGAGTACTGGCGGGCACGACTGGGGGATGAGGTCGGGTTGCCGCGCAAGGCCGGTCTGAACACCAGACTGATGGCGTGGATGGCGCGTAGGTTCGGGTCGGTGTTCGTTCTGGCACTGCTTCAGTCCGCGGAGTCGCGCAACCACTACTTGTCCGACAAGGACGCTACCGAACAGATGGCGGCGGATGAGGCGATCCACGCCGAGATCGTCCGGGGACTGGCGGCACGGGGCAGAGCGAAGATGTCCGGGGATTTCCGGGCAGCGATCTTCGGTGCCAACGACGGACTGGTGTCGAACCTGGCTCTCCTACTGGGGATGTTCGGTGCCGGCGCCGGGCAGGCGACGATGCTGACCGCCGGTATCGCCGGCCTGCTGTCTGGCGCGCTGTCGATGGCTGCCGGCGAGTACGTATCGGTGACGAGCCAGAAGGAACTGCTGGAAGCATCGACCCCGGACCCGAATGCCAGCACGGCGGTGCCGAAGCTGGATGTGGACCGGAATGAACTCGAGCTGGTCTACCGGGCCCGTGGGATGGACCCGGAGTCGGCCGGACGTAAAGCGCGGCACGTATTCGCCGAATTGTCCAGGCTCAAGGAGATCAAGGATGCCACTGACGGCCTGGACGCTGATCCTGAGCTCGCCGGTGGATTAGGTTCCGCCGCGGAGGGCGACATCACTGAGGATGCTGAGGTTGCGGAGACCGCCGAGGACGGTGGCTCCGGCATGTCGGCGGCCGTCTCGAGCTTTCTGTGTTTCGGGGTCGGTGCGCTGGTCCCGGTGATTCCGTTGATACTCGGGTTGGTGGGCTTACCGGCGATCGTCCTGTCCTGCGTGCTGGTGGGAGTGGTCCTTCTCGTTACCGGTGCCTTGGTGGGACTGCTGTCG
- a CDS encoding isoprenyl transferase, translating into MLGVSRPEIPAEFIPRHVAIVMDGNGRWAQDRGLARTEGHKRGEGVLMDIIDECLELGIDYLSAYAFSTENWRRSTDEVRFLMGFNRDVLRRRRDELDAKGVRVVWAGRRPRLWRSVISELQKAEEQTRHNTRMTLVMCVNYGGRAEITDATRAIAAEVAAGRLKPREITEKTVSAFMNDPGMPDVDLFLRPSGEQRTSNFLPWQSVYAEMVYQDVLFPDFTPDHLQKAVLEYAKRDRRFGGVK; encoded by the coding sequence ATGTTGGGCGTGAGTAGACCCGAGATCCCCGCTGAGTTCATTCCCCGCCACGTTGCGATCGTGATGGACGGCAACGGCCGTTGGGCGCAGGACCGGGGGCTGGCACGCACGGAGGGGCACAAGCGTGGCGAAGGTGTCCTCATGGACATCATCGACGAATGCCTGGAACTCGGGATCGACTACCTCTCTGCGTACGCCTTCTCTACGGAGAACTGGCGCAGGAGCACCGATGAAGTACGTTTCCTCATGGGGTTCAACCGCGATGTGCTGCGGCGGCGACGCGATGAACTCGATGCGAAGGGTGTGCGCGTCGTCTGGGCGGGACGGCGCCCGCGGCTGTGGAGGTCGGTGATCTCGGAACTGCAGAAAGCTGAGGAACAGACCCGACACAACACCAGGATGACCCTGGTCATGTGCGTGAACTACGGAGGGCGGGCGGAGATCACCGACGCCACGCGCGCGATCGCCGCTGAAGTCGCTGCGGGGAGACTGAAGCCCCGCGAGATCACCGAGAAAACCGTGTCGGCCTTCATGAACGATCCCGGTATGCCGGACGTGGACCTGTTCCTACGCCCATCCGGTGAGCAGCGGACCTCGAACTTCCTGCCATGGCAGTCGGTCTATGCCGAGATGGTCTACCAGGACGTCCTGTTCCCTGATTTCACCCCGGATCATCTGCAGAAAGCGGTACTGGAGTATGCGAAACGGGACCGACGGTTCGGCGGTGTGAAATGA
- the recO gene encoding DNA repair protein RecO: protein MSRSPRPQYRDEAFVVRTHKLGEADLIVVLLTREHGLVRAVAKGIRRSKSRFGARLDRFCRVNVQIYPGRNRSKPDGGLANVTDAVTVHTFAPQISTDVDRYYAGVAMLEIAELTVQGSGEEAGHVFDGLDEALATLASPAVRDTGLSGSGLPPRTQADRFVLQSLGMAGWAPSLVDCAQCGRVGPHSAFHPLAGGAVCTTCRPPGAFTPPAQSVRVLWLLSRGRSGDLAAVGAVADGADGTRVLSIAHELLLAHVKNQTESPCRAFSSL, encoded by the coding sequence ATGTCCAGAAGCCCTCGTCCCCAGTACCGGGACGAGGCTTTTGTCGTCCGTACCCACAAACTCGGCGAGGCCGACCTCATTGTCGTACTGCTCACCCGGGAACACGGACTGGTCCGCGCCGTCGCGAAAGGGATCCGCCGGTCCAAGTCACGCTTCGGTGCCCGTCTCGACCGCTTCTGTCGTGTGAATGTCCAGATCTACCCGGGACGGAACCGCTCGAAGCCGGACGGTGGTCTGGCCAATGTCACCGATGCTGTCACCGTTCACACATTCGCACCCCAGATCAGTACCGACGTCGACCGGTACTACGCCGGTGTGGCGATGCTGGAGATTGCGGAACTGACCGTCCAGGGGTCCGGTGAAGAAGCGGGTCACGTGTTCGACGGGCTCGACGAGGCGCTTGCAACACTGGCGTCGCCGGCGGTACGGGACACGGGCCTTTCCGGATCGGGGCTTCCTCCGCGCACTCAGGCGGACCGGTTCGTCCTGCAGTCGTTGGGGATGGCAGGCTGGGCGCCCAGTCTGGTGGATTGTGCACAGTGCGGACGGGTCGGCCCACATTCTGCCTTCCACCCGCTGGCCGGTGGGGCAGTGTGCACGACGTGCCGCCCGCCGGGGGCGTTCACCCCTCCCGCACAATCCGTCAGGGTTCTCTGGCTGCTGTCCCGGGGGCGGTCTGGCGACCTCGCAGCAGTAGGCGCCGTCGCCGACGGGGCGGACGGCACCCGGGTGCTGAGTATCGCCCACGAGCTTCTTCTCGCTCATGTGAAGAACCAGACGGAATCTCCGTGTCGGGCATTCTCATCTCTGTGA
- a CDS encoding DUF4282 domain-containing protein, protein MSAPGDNNSDNSTNGEYRANRWSNPSGDAANQGAGYPSFGAQPQPGPGAYPTAPDGGANQDSFFSALFDFSFTRYATPSIIKFAYALGFAFIALLWVGYVLFALIAPASEFGVGGFVLGLFGVVILTIGMLFMLMSLRMMLEFYLSNIRIAQSAQSIDQRLLERPGGQTGRY, encoded by the coding sequence ATGAGCGCCCCCGGCGACAACAACAGCGACAACAGCACCAACGGCGAGTACCGCGCCAACCGTTGGAGTAATCCCTCCGGTGATGCGGCGAACCAAGGGGCAGGCTACCCGTCTTTCGGCGCTCAGCCGCAGCCCGGTCCCGGCGCATACCCCACTGCGCCGGACGGGGGAGCGAACCAGGACTCGTTCTTCTCCGCTCTGTTCGACTTCAGCTTCACCCGGTACGCCACGCCGTCAATCATCAAGTTCGCCTACGCCCTGGGTTTCGCTTTCATTGCGCTACTGTGGGTCGGCTATGTGCTCTTTGCCCTCATTGCACCCGCCAGCGAATTCGGTGTCGGTGGCTTCGTTCTCGGGCTGTTCGGTGTCGTCATCCTCACGATCGGCATGCTGTTCATGCTGATGTCGCTGCGGATGATGCTGGAGTTCTACCTTTCCAACATCCGGATCGCGCAGTCCGCGCAGTCGATCGACCAGCGACTGCTCGAGCGCCCGGGTGGCCAGACCGGACGGTACTGA
- the era gene encoding GTPase Era, whose amino-acid sequence MSDTPDFPDFPDETDLPSDAVAAPAIDFSAPEGFRSGFVSFVGRPNTGKSTLTNALVGEKIAITADQPETTRHPIRGIVHRPESQIIVVDTPGLHRPRTLLGERLNEVVKETYADVDVIGLCIPADEKIGPGDRWILDAVRKAAPKTPVVGIVTKLDKASKDQVGAQLMALHDLLDGGEVIPVSATGEVQLDVLLDVVSGLLPEGPKLYPDDHVTDDDRDTRMSELIREAALSGLHDELPHSVAVQIDEVLPSEDREGVLDVHAVIFLEREGQKRILRGKDNRRWGRIIHNSRQSLMDLLGQNVYLDLRMKVAKNWQSDPKQLGRLGF is encoded by the coding sequence ATGAGTGACACCCCGGATTTTCCCGACTTCCCCGATGAGACAGACCTGCCGTCCGACGCTGTCGCAGCACCAGCCATCGACTTCAGCGCGCCGGAGGGCTTCCGTAGCGGATTCGTCAGCTTCGTCGGTCGCCCCAACACCGGAAAATCGACCTTGACCAACGCCCTGGTCGGCGAGAAGATCGCGATCACCGCTGACCAGCCGGAGACGACACGGCACCCGATCCGTGGGATCGTACATCGTCCGGAATCCCAGATCATCGTCGTCGATACCCCCGGGTTGCACCGTCCACGCACCCTGTTGGGCGAGCGGCTCAATGAGGTCGTCAAAGAGACGTACGCCGACGTAGACGTCATCGGGTTGTGCATCCCGGCCGACGAGAAGATCGGCCCCGGCGACCGGTGGATACTGGACGCAGTGCGGAAGGCTGCGCCGAAGACCCCGGTCGTCGGCATCGTCACGAAGCTCGACAAGGCGTCCAAGGACCAGGTCGGCGCACAGTTGATGGCTCTGCACGACCTGTTGGACGGGGGAGAGGTCATCCCTGTCTCCGCCACCGGTGAAGTGCAGCTGGATGTCCTGCTCGACGTCGTCAGCGGTCTACTGCCGGAGGGGCCGAAGCTCTACCCGGACGACCATGTCACCGATGATGACAGGGATACCCGGATGTCGGAACTGATCAGGGAAGCAGCGCTGTCCGGCCTGCACGACGAACTGCCGCACTCGGTCGCCGTCCAGATCGACGAAGTGCTGCCGTCAGAGGACCGTGAAGGGGTCCTGGACGTCCACGCCGTGATCTTCCTGGAACGTGAGGGGCAGAAGCGTATCCTGCGGGGCAAGGACAACCGCCGGTGGGGACGGATCATCCACAACTCCCGGCAGAGCCTGATGGACCTGCTGGGGCAGAATGTGTACCTGGATCTGCGGATGAAGGTCGCGAAGAACTGGCAGTCCGACCCCAAGCAACTGGGACGCCTGGGGTTCTGA
- a CDS encoding hemolysin family protein, whose amino-acid sequence MPDLPVILSAVVALLVILPLAGVLSSTETALSSLSLARVESLVKDDRPGASRLLQVVRDRPDYINLLVLLRTVCEASAAVLVTVVALDMVGERSWSIAVSIIVVTLLIYVVVGVVSRTMGRRNPYSVSLRSATLLVVVRKILGPLSRVLVWLGGVVTPGRGLRAGPFATEIELREMVDIAQERGVVEIDERRMIQSVFDLADTTAREIMVPRPEILWIEDDKTAAQAVRLCVRSGLSRVPVVGESVDDIVGVVYLKDLVAATYDASTADRAVPVHDMMREPVFVPDSRNLDDLLEDMQRDQVHIAVLVDEYGGTAGLVSIEDILEEIVGEISDEYDDGDDVPVEKITDGVYRVEAWMSLSDLAELYEDVGLEFSDEIQDEVDTVAGLAAFELGKVPLPGAELDVAGLHLTCEGGRDRRGRIKVRTVVVSGPTKPAHGDDELHDDPDTGSEHTPDTDVPDNTRDRIDHE is encoded by the coding sequence ATGCCTGATCTACCCGTTATTCTCTCCGCGGTCGTGGCGTTGCTTGTCATCCTGCCCCTGGCGGGAGTGCTGTCCTCGACAGAGACCGCGTTGAGCTCACTGTCGCTGGCACGGGTGGAATCGCTGGTCAAGGATGACCGGCCGGGGGCGTCCCGTTTGCTGCAGGTGGTGCGTGACAGGCCGGACTACATCAACCTTCTGGTCCTGCTCCGTACGGTCTGTGAGGCCTCGGCGGCCGTCCTCGTCACGGTCGTCGCGCTGGACATGGTGGGGGAGCGTAGCTGGTCGATCGCCGTGTCGATCATCGTGGTCACGCTTCTGATCTATGTCGTCGTGGGCGTTGTCTCCCGGACCATGGGTCGGCGCAACCCGTACAGCGTCTCGTTGCGTTCGGCGACACTGCTCGTGGTGGTGCGCAAGATCCTCGGACCGTTGTCCAGGGTCCTGGTCTGGCTCGGTGGTGTGGTCACCCCCGGACGCGGGCTGCGTGCAGGTCCCTTCGCCACGGAGATCGAACTGCGGGAGATGGTCGATATCGCCCAGGAGCGTGGCGTTGTCGAGATCGATGAGAGACGGATGATCCAGTCGGTCTTCGATCTGGCGGACACCACTGCCCGGGAGATCATGGTGCCACGACCGGAGATTCTGTGGATCGAGGATGACAAGACCGCCGCGCAGGCGGTGCGGTTGTGCGTTCGGTCCGGGTTGTCCCGGGTCCCCGTGGTCGGTGAGAGCGTCGACGACATCGTCGGCGTGGTGTATCTCAAGGACCTTGTGGCCGCCACGTACGATGCCTCCACCGCCGACCGTGCAGTGCCCGTCCACGACATGATGCGGGAGCCGGTCTTCGTCCCGGACTCCCGCAACCTCGATGACCTCCTCGAGGACATGCAACGCGACCAGGTGCACATCGCTGTGCTGGTCGACGAGTACGGCGGAACGGCGGGCCTGGTCAGCATCGAGGATATCCTGGAGGAGATCGTCGGTGAGATCAGTGATGAATACGATGACGGTGACGATGTGCCAGTGGAGAAGATCACCGACGGGGTCTACCGCGTGGAGGCGTGGATGAGCCTCAGTGACCTCGCCGAACTCTACGAGGATGTCGGTCTGGAGTTCTCCGACGAGATCCAGGACGAGGTCGACACCGTCGCCGGGCTGGCCGCATTCGAACTCGGTAAGGTCCCGCTGCCGGGCGCCGAACTCGACGTCGCGGGCCTCCACCTGACCTGCGAGGGTGGACGCGACCGACGCGGCCGGATCAAGGTGCGCACCGTGGTGGTCTCCGGACCGACGAAGCCTGCCCACGGAGACGATGAACTGCACGACGATCCCGACACGGGATCGGAACACACACCGGACACTGACGTGCCGGACAACACCAGAGACAGGATCGACCATGAGTGA
- the ybeY gene encoding rRNA maturation RNase YbeY — MSIEVFNESGFGEVNEEELIDVARFALWSLDVHSSAELSIHIVDLETIADLHVRWLDLPGPTDVMSFPMDELTPGWGRKDGPPPGPGVLGDIMLCPEFARGQAERAGHGLAHELDLLTVHGVLHLLGFDHVVPEEEQRMFALQNEILVNWYDSQAERGISYGPKPSGAAAFPSASDAGTDRWVNPVPPPYSEPPADA; from the coding sequence GTGAGTATCGAGGTATTCAATGAGTCGGGTTTCGGAGAGGTCAACGAGGAGGAGTTGATCGACGTCGCGCGCTTCGCCTTGTGGAGTCTCGACGTGCACTCGTCGGCGGAGCTGTCCATCCATATCGTGGATCTGGAGACCATCGCCGACCTGCATGTACGGTGGCTGGACCTCCCCGGGCCCACAGACGTGATGAGCTTCCCGATGGATGAACTGACACCGGGGTGGGGCCGCAAGGACGGACCGCCGCCGGGACCGGGCGTTCTCGGCGACATCATGCTGTGCCCGGAGTTCGCACGGGGTCAGGCAGAACGCGCCGGCCACGGGTTGGCCCACGAACTCGACCTGCTGACGGTCCACGGCGTGCTCCACCTGCTCGGTTTCGACCATGTCGTGCCGGAGGAGGAGCAGCGGATGTTCGCGCTGCAGAACGAGATCCTGGTCAATTGGTACGACTCCCAGGCGGAGCGGGGCATCTCCTACGGACCGAAGCCCAGCGGTGCGGCGGCCTTTCCCAGCGCCTCCGACGCCGGGACGGACCGGTGGGTGAACCCGGTCCCTCCGCCGTACAGCGAGCCTCCCGCCGATGCCTGA
- a CDS encoding PhoH family protein, translating to MKQPPRRIASTSVELDPDTAQTVSGLADENFRIIEDHIDADLLSRGNHVTLRGEASQVARARRVLRELEAMAVRGSEVTPDLTRRTIDLVDETDRRADVEARESLPTDGAAGSAGMASVTGEVIVEHRGKVIRPKTVGQRSYVDAIDASTVVVGTGPAGTGKTYLAVAKAVQALQKREVNRIILTRPAVEAGEKLGFLPGTLGEKIDPYLRPLYDALRDMLEPETIPRLIESGVIEVAPLAYMRGRTLNGAFVILDEAQNTTPAQMKMFLTRLGFGTKIVVTGDLTQVDLPNHQASGLSVAHRILSGVDGVTVTEFDTTDVVRHHLVGRIIQAYERYESDQAAEAELARQDREERRNR from the coding sequence TTGAAGCAACCACCAAGGCGTATCGCCTCCACCTCTGTCGAACTCGATCCGGACACCGCACAGACGGTCTCGGGTCTCGCCGACGAGAACTTCCGCATTATCGAGGACCACATCGACGCTGACCTGCTCAGCAGGGGGAATCATGTCACCTTGCGTGGCGAGGCGTCCCAGGTTGCCCGCGCCCGTCGTGTCCTGCGCGAGCTCGAAGCCATGGCGGTTCGCGGCTCTGAGGTGACCCCGGACCTCACCCGCCGCACCATAGACCTCGTCGACGAGACGGACCGTCGGGCCGACGTGGAGGCGCGGGAGTCGCTGCCGACGGACGGGGCCGCGGGTTCTGCCGGTATGGCCTCGGTGACCGGCGAGGTCATCGTCGAGCACCGGGGCAAGGTCATCCGTCCCAAGACGGTGGGGCAGCGCAGCTACGTTGATGCCATCGATGCCTCCACCGTGGTGGTGGGCACCGGACCGGCCGGCACCGGCAAGACCTATCTTGCCGTCGCCAAGGCGGTGCAGGCGCTGCAGAAGCGTGAGGTCAACAGGATCATCCTGACCCGTCCCGCCGTGGAGGCGGGTGAAAAGCTCGGATTCCTTCCGGGGACACTCGGTGAGAAGATCGACCCGTATCTGCGACCTCTCTACGATGCGCTCCGGGACATGCTGGAGCCCGAGACCATCCCGCGGCTCATCGAGTCCGGTGTCATCGAGGTCGCTCCGCTGGCCTACATGCGTGGCCGCACACTCAACGGGGCGTTCGTGATCCTCGACGAGGCACAGAACACCACTCCCGCCCAGATGAAGATGTTCCTGACCCGTCTGGGCTTCGGGACCAAGATCGTGGTCACCGGCGATCTCACCCAGGTCGACCTGCCGAACCACCAGGCCAGCGGCCTCAGCGTGGCGCATCGGATCCTCTCTGGCGTGGACGGGGTGACGGTCACCGAATTCGACACCACCGACGTGGTCCGTCACCACCTTGTCGGACGGATCATCCAGGCCTATGAACGTTATGAGTCTGATCAGGCTGCGGAAGCGGAACTGGCGCGTCAGGACCGCGAGGAGAGGAGAAACCGGTGA
- a CDS encoding 16S rRNA (uracil(1498)-N(3))-methyltransferase, whose amino-acid sequence MTDPVFVVPDLVSQLARVGESGAFTLPDAEARHASVKRMRQGEPVVLTDGSGVGVAGHWTGDGTVAGGHRIAGRDPRPRVTVVQAIPKSERAELAVDLAVQAGADRIIPWQADRCVSRWTGGKGGKSDKSAKAHARWSATAVAAMKQSRRLSGAHVGDLLTDIGHLQEHLASRPWDVSEGADPPTVRVLVLHEEAATPLAQVDLDVDEVVLVIGPEGGISDREINAVTSAHDGREAGQSVVLGPEVLRTATAAAVALGAIGVLTTRWSR is encoded by the coding sequence GTGACCGATCCTGTCTTCGTCGTCCCCGACCTTGTGAGCCAGTTGGCCCGGGTGGGGGAGAGCGGCGCGTTCACCCTCCCGGACGCCGAGGCTCGACATGCCTCGGTGAAGCGGATGCGCCAGGGCGAGCCCGTGGTGTTGACCGACGGTTCGGGGGTCGGGGTGGCAGGTCACTGGACCGGTGACGGCACCGTCGCCGGTGGACACCGGATCGCCGGGCGTGATCCCCGCCCGCGGGTCACGGTTGTGCAGGCGATTCCGAAGTCCGAGCGAGCAGAGCTCGCCGTCGACCTCGCGGTACAGGCGGGGGCGGACAGGATCATTCCGTGGCAGGCGGACAGGTGCGTGTCGCGGTGGACCGGGGGCAAGGGAGGAAAATCGGACAAGTCCGCCAAGGCCCACGCACGGTGGTCCGCGACGGCGGTCGCGGCTATGAAGCAGTCGCGTCGCCTGTCCGGGGCTCATGTCGGAGACCTGCTCACCGACATCGGCCATCTCCAGGAGCACCTCGCGTCACGGCCCTGGGACGTATCCGAGGGCGCCGACCCGCCGACGGTCCGTGTCCTGGTCCTCCACGAGGAAGCGGCCACACCGCTGGCCCAGGTCGACCTCGACGTCGACGAAGTGGTTCTTGTCATCGGCCCGGAGGGTGGCATCAGCGACCGTGAGATCAACGCTGTCACCTCAGCCCACGACGGACGGGAGGCCGGCCAGTCGGTCGTACTCGGCCCGGAGGTGCTGCGTACCGCGACGGCCGCTGCCGTTGCACTGGGCGCCATCGGCGTGCTCACCACACGGTGGTCACGCTAA
- the dnaJ gene encoding molecular chaperone DnaJ: protein MARDYYGILGVSSDASDAEIKKAYRRLARKYHPDVNPSDEAAEKFREASLAQEVLTDPQKRRIVDAGGDPEEQGPGGGGGPGGFGGGGFGDIFDAFFGGGAGGAGGGPRVSRVRPGNDALLRLQLTLDDCFAGVTKDVTVDTAVLCEVCDGSGSESKSDPVTCPTCHGQGQVMEIQQSILGRVQVARACPRCQGVGEIIEDPCQECAGDGRVRARRDIEVKIPAGIRDGMRIRMSGEGEVGPGGGPAGDLYVEVQVKEHPYFLRDADDLHVTVNVPMVDAALGTSVDVPLLDDSVATVAVEPGTQPEAIVRVKGRGMPHLRREGYGSLIAHVDVTVPSDLDKKQRELLEQFRGTSKHVAGVQSSEDEHSGGLFSRLRQKFGR from the coding sequence TTGGCACGTGACTACTACGGAATTCTCGGCGTCAGCAGTGATGCGTCGGACGCCGAGATCAAGAAGGCCTACCGACGCCTGGCCCGCAAGTACCACCCGGACGTCAACCCGTCCGACGAGGCCGCGGAGAAGTTCCGTGAGGCGTCCCTGGCACAGGAAGTACTGACCGACCCGCAGAAGCGTCGGATTGTCGACGCGGGCGGAGACCCTGAGGAGCAGGGCCCCGGTGGCGGCGGTGGTCCCGGCGGGTTCGGCGGCGGCGGATTCGGTGACATCTTCGACGCATTCTTCGGTGGTGGCGCCGGTGGTGCAGGCGGAGGGCCGCGGGTCTCCCGTGTGCGCCCGGGCAACGACGCCCTCCTGCGGCTTCAGCTGACCCTCGACGACTGTTTCGCCGGTGTCACGAAGGACGTCACCGTGGATACTGCCGTCCTGTGCGAGGTGTGTGACGGCAGCGGCTCCGAGTCCAAGTCGGACCCGGTCACCTGCCCGACGTGTCACGGGCAGGGCCAGGTCATGGAGATCCAGCAGTCGATTCTGGGGCGTGTCCAGGTCGCTCGCGCCTGCCCTCGGTGCCAGGGCGTGGGTGAGATCATCGAGGACCCGTGTCAGGAGTGCGCCGGCGACGGACGCGTGCGCGCCCGTCGTGACATCGAGGTGAAGATTCCCGCCGGCATCCGCGACGGGATGCGCATCCGTATGTCCGGGGAGGGCGAGGTCGGCCCCGGTGGCGGTCCCGCCGGTGACCTGTACGTGGAGGTACAGGTCAAGGAGCACCCGTACTTCCTTCGCGACGCTGACGATCTGCACGTCACCGTGAACGTGCCCATGGTCGACGCCGCCCTGGGAACGTCCGTGGACGTTCCGTTGCTCGACGATTCGGTGGCCACCGTCGCCGTCGAGCCCGGTACCCAGCCGGAGGCGATTGTGCGGGTGAAGGGCAGAGGAATGCCGCATCTGCGGCGCGAGGGGTACGGCAGCCTCATCGCCCACGTCGATGTCACCGTTCCGTCCGACCTCGACAAGAAACAGCGGGAACTGCTCGAGCAGTTCCGCGGCACGTCCAAGCACGTCGCAGGAGTGCAGTCCAGTGAGGACGAGCACTCTGGTGGGCTGTTCTCCCGGCTGCGCCAGAAGTTCGGCCGGTAA
- the hrcA gene encoding heat-inducible transcriptional repressor HrcA, with product MAARAMTGTEQRRSEVLRAIVADFISTHEPVGSKALVERHSLGVSSATIRNDMAVLESEGYIVQQHTSSGRIPTEKAYRTFVDGIAQIKPLSRPERRAILGFLEDGVDMEDVLRRSVQLLAQLTRQVAVVQIPDLRRGRVKHCEIVQLANTRLLLVLITDAGQVEQRNVDLSEPLAAEDLPKLRQLINETLVGHTLDDASAAIAEMAAGDDDRVSPQLRGPALTCATVLVETMLERPTDRLILAGTPNLVRAGELESVLEALEEQVVVLRLLSAARDHGVSVTIGEENGTAELQSAAVVSTGYGTREGVMGGMGVLGPTYLDYPGTISSVQAVGHYVSRILAGE from the coding sequence ATGGCGGCTAGGGCTATGACCGGTACGGAACAGCGACGTTCCGAGGTATTGCGCGCCATTGTCGCCGATTTCATCTCCACGCATGAGCCGGTCGGGTCGAAGGCGCTGGTGGAGCGGCACAGTCTGGGCGTTTCATCGGCGACGATCCGCAATGACATGGCGGTCCTGGAGTCCGAGGGCTACATCGTCCAGCAGCACACCAGTTCGGGACGGATCCCCACGGAGAAGGCCTACCGTACGTTCGTGGACGGGATTGCGCAGATCAAACCGCTGAGCCGACCGGAGCGTCGCGCGATCCTGGGGTTCCTGGAGGACGGGGTCGACATGGAAGACGTCCTGCGTCGCAGCGTGCAGCTGCTTGCTCAGCTGACCCGCCAGGTCGCCGTGGTGCAGATCCCGGACCTACGGCGCGGACGGGTGAAACACTGCGAGATCGTGCAGCTCGCGAACACCAGGCTGCTGCTCGTGCTGATCACGGATGCCGGTCAGGTGGAGCAGCGCAATGTGGACCTCAGCGAACCGCTGGCTGCGGAGGATCTTCCGAAGTTGCGTCAGCTGATCAATGAGACGCTGGTCGGGCACACCCTCGACGATGCGTCTGCGGCCATCGCCGAGATGGCGGCGGGGGACGATGACAGAGTATCGCCGCAACTCCGCGGCCCCGCCCTGACCTGTGCGACCGTCCTGGTGGAGACAATGCTGGAGCGTCCGACGGACCGGCTGATTCTGGCAGGCACCCCGAACCTGGTCCGGGCGGGAGAGCTGGAAAGTGTGCTGGAGGCGCTGGAGGAACAAGTCGTGGTCCTGCGGTTGCTCTCCGCAGCCCGGGACCACGGTGTCAGTGTGACGATCGGTGAGGAGAACGGTACCGCTGAACTGCAGTCCGCCGCCGTGGTCTCGACCGGTTACGGCACCCGTGAAGGGGTGATGGGCGGCATGGGAGTGCTCGGACCGACGTATCTGGACTACCCCGGGACGATCAGTTCAGTGCAGGCGGTGGGCCACTATGTCTCCCGCATTCTCGCCGGCGAGTAG